In Musa acuminata AAA Group cultivar baxijiao chromosome BXJ3-11, Cavendish_Baxijiao_AAA, whole genome shotgun sequence, one DNA window encodes the following:
- the LOC135653430 gene encoding pentatricopeptide repeat-containing protein At1g79490, mitochondrial-like, translated as MLLRLRSLNLSQPLPLFLRHPKTLNPTLRCLSSPSSSQSQGPLPSSEPAEWTDEIVYLDESGDVICSGRGLRPAEPGRDAHVLDGGLLRPIPRSAAASKLVELARRWRWGPDLDAHLDRLPFPPDPSLLSVALAALPAADPQPALSLFRWARRQPWFAPSDSTYALLLDRLFAAADFDAIQSLFDDILKAATFDDAEPSSTSFSSSLNLVVQYLCQASKLEISFSCFKKLRDAGFREFNTQTYNSLITLFLCKGLPFKAFEIYESMASSGCSLDASTYDLMVPALAKSGRLDAALRLFQEMKAKDGSGRPGLPIYAALVDSMGKAGRLDAAVGLYQELQSVGYRPSVTMYVSMIESLVKAGKLDAGLKLWNEMKGAGFRPNFGLYTMMVESHARSGRLETAASIFADMERSGFLPTPSTYACLIEMHSAAGQVDPAMRLYNSMTNAGLRPGLSTFTSLLSVLANKKLLDLAAKVLLEMKAVGFAVDVNASDVLMIYIKGGSTELALRWLRFMGSAGIRTNNFIIRQLFESCMKAGLYDSAQPLLETYVGSAAKVDLILYTSILAHLVRCKDEKNERAIMDIMSSAKHRAHEFMCGLFTGPEQRKKPVLSFVREFFQEIDYEIEESAARYFVNVLLNYLVLMGQMNRARCVWKVAYENKLFPKAIVFDQHIAWSLDVRNLSVGAALVSVVHTLHRFRKRMLYYGVVPRRIKLVTGPTLKMVVAQMLQSVESPFEVSKVVLRAPGDSVLEWFKKPIVQQFLLNEIPSKADVLMHKLNVLFPSSAPEVRLLSPPKPLAVSR; from the coding sequence ATGCTTCTCCGTCTCCGCAGCCTCAACCTCTCTCAGCCTCTACCTCTCTTTCTCCgccaccctaaaaccctaaaccctacccTTCGCTGCCTCTCCTCCCCTTCCTCTTCCCAATCCCAAGGCCCGCTTCCGTCGTCGGAGCCCGCCGAATGGACGGACGAGATCGTCTACCTGGACGAGTCGGGCGATGTCATTTGCTCCGGCCGCGGCCTCCGCCCCGCCGAGCCCGGCCGAGACGCCCACGTCCTTGACGGCGGCCTTCTCCGCCCCATCCCCCGTTCCGCCGCTGCCTCTAAGCTAGTCGAGCTCGCTCGCCGCTGGCGCTGGGGCCCCGACCTTGACGCCCACCTCGATCGTCTCCCTTTCCCCCCAGACCCTTCCCTCCTCTCTGTCGCCCTCGCCGCCCTCCCGGCCGCTGACCCTCAGCCGGCCCTCTCCCTCTTCCGCTGGGCCCGCCGCCAACCCTGGTTCGCCCCGTCCGACTCCACCTATGCCCTCCTCCTCGATCGTCTCTTCGCTGCGGCTGACTTCGATGCCATCCAGTCCCTCTTCGATGACATCCTCAAAGCTGCCACCTTTGACGATGCCGAGCCCTCTTCGACATCTTTCTCCTCTTCCCTCAATCTCGTGGTCCAGTATCTGTGCCAGGCTTCGAAGCTGGAGATCTCCTTTTCCTGTTTCAAGAAACTACGAGACGCCGGATTCAGGGAATTCAACACCCAGACTTACAATTCTCTCATCACCCTCTTCCTATGCAAAGGCTTGCCCTTTAAGGCCTTCGAGATCTACGAGTCCATGGCGAGTAGCGGTTGCTCGCTCGATGCCTCCACCTATGATCTGATGGTTCCTGCCCTTGCCAAGTCTGGTCGGCTCGATGCTGCCCTCCGTCTCTTCCAAGAGATGAAGGCAAAGGACGGCTCCGGCAGGCCAGGGCTCCCGATATATGCGGCCCTGGTGGATTCCATGGGGAAGGCTGGGCGGCTGGATGCAGCAGTGGGGCTGTACCAGGAGCTGCAGTCAGTCGGATATAGGCCGTCGGTCACAATGTATGTATCCATGATCGAGTCTTTGGTGAAGGCCGGGAAGCTCGATGCAGGCTTAAAGCTTTGGAACGAGATGAAAGGTGCTGGCTTTCGTCCAAATTTTGGTTTGTATACGATGATGGTCGAGTCCCATGCCAGATCGGGGCGGCTTGAGACGGCTGCCTCCATCTTTGCTGATATGGAGAGGTCAGGGTTCCTCCCAACACCATCCACTTATGCTTGCCTCATTGAGATGCACTCTGCTGCTGGACAGGTGGACCCTGCAATGAGGCTCTACAATTCGATGACCAATGCTGGACTTCGGCCGGGATTGAGTACCTTTACATCCCTGTTGAGCGTTCTTGCTAATAAGAAACTTTTGGACTTGGCTGCAAAGGTTCTCCTTGAGATGAAAGCTGTTGGGTTTGCTGTGGATGTTAATGCCAGTGATGTGCTGATGATATACATCAAGGGTGGGTCGACAGAGCTGGCTTTGAGGTGGCTGAGATTCATGGGTTCTGCTGGAATCAGGACCAACAACTTCATTATAAGGCAGCTTTTTGAGTCTTGCATGAAGGCTGGGCTTTATGACTCTGCACAGCCATTGCTCGAGACCTATGTGGGATCAGCTGCAAAAGTGGATTTGATACTCTACACTTCAATTCTTGCACATTTGGTCCGCTGCAAGGACGAGAAGAATGAGCGGGCTATAATGGACATCATGAGTTCGGCAAAGCACAGGGCTCATGAGTTCATGTGTGGGCTCTTCACTGGACCAGAGCAGAGGAAGAAACCTGTGCTATCGTTTGTGAGGGAGTTCTTTCAGGAAATTGATTATGAAATAGAAGAGAGTGCCGCAAGATACTTTGTTAATGTGCTTTTGAATTACTTGGTGCTAATGGGCCAGATGAACCGAGCCAGATGTGTTTGGAAGGTAGCCTATGAGAATAAGTTGTTCCCCAAGGCTATTGTCTTTGACCAGCATATTGCATGGTCTTTGGACGTGCGAAACTTGTCTGTGGGGGCAGCTCTGGTGTCCGTGGTGCATACACTGCATAGGTTTAGGAAGAGGATGCTGTACTATGGTGTGGTGCCTCGACGCATCAAGTTGGTGACAGGCCCCACGCTGAAGATGGTTGTGGCTCAGATGCTTCAATCGGTGGAGTCACCATTTGAGGTGAGCAAGGTCGTGCTCAGGGCACCAGGGGATTCAGTCCTGGAGTGGTTCAAGAAGCCTATTGTCCAACAGTTCTTGTTGAATGAAATACCATCAAAGGCAGATGTTTTGATGCACAAGCTTAACGTACTGTTCCCGAGCTCTGCACCAGAGGTTCGGTTACTTTCTCCTCCCAAGCCACTAGCTGTGTCAAGGTAA
- the LOC103971773 gene encoding uncharacterized protein LOC103971773 has translation MLWDRLSLSLSLSLSLIPSIIQYIKSLGSADELAKSYSSTLWSASEFGSDPVMLRMQLLPARLIKPRAIPSRPASSALLSSSSPAAGATTTLEDVAANRKGLAKVVLKKGKTQVFKNGNPMVYSGAVDRIIGRPPPKTGDAVLVADGSERAIGWGMYNSVSMFCVRLMQLEEEAARDPSYALNMEKLLEARLDAAVDLRQSMGLPSDDTNVYRLVNSEGDRLSGLIVDVFGDVAVIASSAAWIEKYKQEIEFLVGRVRNVNHIKWRPSIDILKEEGLEISDQGDPGSSSCPGRVKVMENGICYLISLEGQKTGFYADQRESRQLISSISRDRRVLDVCCYSGGFALNASFGGAKDVIGIDSSSPALELAKENIQLNKLDPGRISFLREDATEFMKGAAARNESWDVVILDPPKLAPRRKVLQSASGMYRNLNSLAMQITKRGGLLMTCSCSGAMTQSGLFLRVLQGAASMAGRRITVLRQAGVACDHPIDPSYPEGAYLTNFLLRVL, from the exons ATGTTGTGGGaccggctctctctctctctctctctctctctctctcttatccctTCGATAATCCAATACATCAAAAGCTTAGGCAGCGCCGACGAACTGGCAAAGAGCTACTCCAGCACACTGTGGTCAGCAAGTGAGTTCGGTTCCGACCCAGTAATGCTTCGCATGCAGCTCCTCCCCGCTCGCCTCATAAAACCCAGAGCCATCCCCTCTCGTCCTGCATCCTCCGcactcctctcctcttcctcgcCCGCCGCCGGCGCTACCACCACCTTAGAAGATGTCGCCGCCAACCGTAAAG GTTTGGCGAAAGTTGTCTTAAAGAAAGGGAAGACACAAGTCTTTAAGAATGGAAATCCCATGGTTTACAGCGGTGCAGTTGACAGAATCATTGGTAGGCCTCCTCCTAAGACAGGCGATGCTGTTCTGGTGGCAGATGGATCAGAGAGGGCAATAGGGTGGGGTATGTACAATTCGGTGTCAATGTTCTGTGTCAGACTAATGCAATTAGAAGAAGAGGCGGCAAG GGATCCAAGCTATGCACTGAACATGGAGAAGCTGCTTGAAGCAAGACTTGATGCTGCTGTAGATTTACGTCAGAGCATGGGACTTCCTTCGGATGACACAAATGTATATCGTCTAGTGAACAGTGAGGGGGATAG GTTGTCAGGTTTAATTGTGGACGTTTTTGGCGATGTTGCAGTAATAGCCTCATCTGCTGCATGGATCGAGAAATATAAACAGGAAATTGAGTTCCTTGTTGGCAGAGTCAGAAATGTAAACCATATAAAGTGGAGACCTTCAATTGATATTCTGAAAGAAGAAGGACTTGAAATATCAGATCAAGGAGACCCTGGCTCTTCTTCATGCCCTGGAAGAGTAAAG GTCATGGAGAATGGCATATGTTACTTAATCTCACTAGAGGGACAGAAAACAGGGTTCTATGCAGATCAGCGTGAAAGTCGTCAACTGATTTCATCTATTTCAAGAGATCGGAGAGTCCTTGATGTTTGCTGTTATAGTGGTGGTTTCGCATTGAATGCTTCATTTGGTGGTGCAAAGGATGTCATTG GAATTGATTCATCATCACCTGCCTTGGAACTTGCAAAAGAGAACATCCAACTCAACAAATTGGATCCAGGAAGGATctcatttttaagagaagatgcaACAGAGTTCATGAAAGGTGCTGCTGCCAGAAATGAATCATGGGATGTGGTAATTTTGGACCCTCCAAAATTAGCACCTCGAAGAAAG GTGCTACAAAGTGCATCTGGCATGTACAGAAATTTGAACTCATTGGCCATGCAAATCACAAAGAGAGGTGGTCTACTAATGACATGTTCATGTTCTGGAGCTATGACACAGAGTGGGTTGTTCCTGCGTGTTCTTCAG GGTGCTGCATCGATGGCAGGGAGAAGAATCACAGTCTTGCGTCAAGCTGGCGTCGCGTGCGACCATCCAATCGACCCCTCCTACCCAGAGGGTGCCTACCTCACCAACTTCTTGCTCCGCGTCCTCTGA
- the LOC135652415 gene encoding fructose-1,6-bisphosphatase, chloroplastic-like, whose amino-acid sequence MHPFVVFDLASPSITTSSSNFILPQLLCRPSMESPALLLSPPAANPNHPPSSFAPYRVLWPPRRNLRPLGCSLSTSSGRATRRPPLGSPRVVSEMASSTGGESYTTLLEYVGKGGADVGDDLVVLLCHLQYACKRIAALVASPFNAELGRDGGGGVPSSSSSSKRDAPKPLDIVSNDIILASLRKSGKVAVMASEEDDVPVWITDHSPFVVVVDPLDGSRNIDVSIPTGTIFGVYNRLAELDHLPIEEKAQLNSLQSGKRLVAAGYILYSSATIFCISFGSGTHAFMLDHSTGEFVLTHPSIQVPRRGQIYSVNDARYFDWPDGLRRYIDTVRQGKGQFPKKYSARYVCSLVADFHRTLIYGGVVMNPRDHLRLVYEANPLSFLIEHAGGRGSDGKTRILSIQPVELHQRLPLFLGSVEDMHELESYDSIQQKINPGYDV is encoded by the exons ATGCATCCGTTCGTAGTATTTGATTTGGCCTCCCCATCCATCACCACATCGAGCTCGAACTTTATCCTTCCCCAACTTCTGTGCCGCCCATCGATGGAATCCCCCGCCCTCCTCCTCTCCCCTCCCGCCGCGAATCCGAACCACCCACCGTCTTCTTTCGCCCCCTATCGCGTGCTTTGGCCGCCTCGCCGTAACCTCCGCCCCCTCGGCTGCAGCCTCTCCACCTCCAGCGGCCGCGCCACGAGGAGGCCGCCGCTCGGCTCCCCGAGGGTCGTCTCCGAGATGGCGTCTTCTACCGGCGGCGAGAGCTACACGACCCTGTTGGAGTACGTTGGGAAAGGAGGCGCCGATGTCGGGGACGACCTGGTGGTCCTGTTATGCCACCTCCAGTACGCCTGCAAGCGGATCGCCGCCTTGGTAGCGTCGCCCTTCAATGCCGAGCTCGGCCGCGACGGCGGAGGAGGTGTCCCGTCGTCATCGTCTTCTTCCAAGAGGGACGCGCCCAAGCCGCTCGACATCGTTTCG AATGACATAATATTGGCCTCGCTTAGAAAATCTGGAAAAGTCGCAGTTATGGCATCGGAGGAAGATGATGTTCCAGTTTGGATAACCGATCACAGCCCATTCGTCGTCGTTGTCGATCCTTTAGATGGTTCTCGCAATATCGATGTGTCCATCCCAACTGGAACCATATTTGGAGTATACAATAGACTTGCTGAGTTAGACCATCTTCCCATAGAGGAGAAGGCACAGCTCAATTCTCTGCAGAGTGGAAAACGGCTTGTAGCTGCCGGTTACATCTTGTACTCATCCGCCACAATCTTTTGCATCAGCTTTGGTTCTGGCACGCATGCTTTCATGTTGGATCACTCAACCGGAGAGTTTGTTCTTACGCATCCATCAATTCAAGTTCCTCGCAGGG GGCAGATATACTCTGTGAATGATGCACGTTACTTCGACTGGCCTGATGGATTAAGGAGATACATCGACACAGTTCGACAAGGGAAGGGGCAGTTCCCCAAAAAGTACTCGGCTCGCTATGTCTGCTCACTGGTTGCTGATTTCCATCGCACGCTCATATACGGTGGTGTGGTGATGAACCCAAGAGATCATCTTCGCCTGGTTTACGAAGCCAACCCTCTTAGTTTCCTCATTGAACATGCTGGTGGTAGAGGCTCCGATGGCAAAACCAGGATCCTATCGATTCAGCCAGTTGAGCTGCATCAAAGGCTTCCACTCTTCCTGGGGAGCGTGGAGGATATGCATGAGTTAGAAAGCTATGACAGCATTCAGCAGAAGATTAATCCCGGGTATGATGTCTGA
- the LOC103972560 gene encoding uncharacterized protein ECU03_1610-like: MVAMFVGGRTGMCSNMLEAIPNPSLPARPTSLRPTSFCFQSARGSSQAFKRAGDYGGVVDRNAIKAKEYVEKVEAMGDRTKEAASSMTEAAKEKVKEKADSVAARVESADAARENAKEGVTKAKDETKSIVDKAKDKTEEAAAAVGEKAKQTMQYAWEAAKETTQKIKETVVGKDV, encoded by the exons ATGGTAGCCATGTTCGTAGGAGGACGCACCGGAATGTGCAGCAACATGTTGGAAGCCATCCCCAACCCTTCCCTTCCTGCCCGCCCCACATCGCTTAGACCAACCAGTTTCTGCTTCCAATCCGCCCGCGGATCCTCTCAG GCTTTTAAGAGAGCGGGGGATTACGGCGGTGTGGTGGATAGAAATGCTATCAAAGCGAAGGAGTACGTGGAGAAGGTCGAGGCGATGGGAGACAGGACCAAGGAAGCAGCGAGCTCGATGACCGAGGCGGCAAAGGAGAAGGTGAAAGAGAAGGCCGACTCGGTGGCAGCGAGGGTGGAGTCCGCAGATGCTGCACGCGAGAACGCGAAGGAAGGCGTGACCAAAGCCAAGGACGAGACCAAGTCTATTGTAGATAAGGCAAAGGACAAGACGGAggaggcagcggcggcggtgggggaGAAGGCGAAGCAGACGATGCAGTACGCATGGGAGGCAGCGAAGGAGACGACGCAGAAGATCAAGGAGACTGTGGTGGGGAAGGACGTGTGA